One Parcubacteria group bacterium genomic window, TGATTCCGCAAACGGCAAAAAGTTTAAAAACAAGAAAAACAGAAGACCTCTCATCTGCTTTTGTGGTCATCCTATTTTTTCAAGCTTTATTTATGATTTTTTACGGAATCTTTAAGCCAGATTACCTGATAATCTATATGAATTTTATTCCTCTCGTA contains:
- a CDS encoding SemiSWEET family transporter, producing the protein MAEFFGVIGGILTTIRLIPQTAKSLKTRKTEDLSSAFVVILFFQALFMIFYGIFKPDYLIIYMNFIPLVCSIVLWVLKVKNKRIKII